Below is a genomic region from Dehalococcoides mccartyi.
GCAACTCAGGTTCATTTTCCAGAAGTTCAATTACCTGTCCTGCCGGAAAACTTGTGCCCTCATTATTTTCAGTCATTTTATCCTCCTGACGGGTGGCAAATACACATACTAAAACAAATCTGTGACAACTGTCTGTCGTAAAAAATAATGGGAAATTGTGACAGCAAACCTGTCAATGCCCAAAAGTATAATCATTTTTATTTGAATTAAGGTTAGAGAAAATGAGTGAATCCGGGGTTGAAGTGGAGATGCTGGAAGCTGCTATTGACGGTGAAGACTGGCAGCTAACGTCCAGACAGGTGCACCTGAAGCGCCAGAAAAAGAACCAGACCGAGATTGACCAGTTTATAGACTCGGAAGCCCGGACTTATACCAGTGTAACCGCACCGGATTATTACGGAGACCTGCTGGCCTGGGCGCTGGAAACCTATCTGAAACGAAATAACTGGGAGATCTTGTACCGGTTGGGCTACCGGAATGACCGGCCGGATTATACCGGTATTCAGGTTTCAGCTGAAGAAACACTGGACTTGATGACTAACGGTCAGCTGCTTATCCGCCAGGGAGAAGTACGAATAGCTGCTACCCTGGATGTTACCCGCCGCGGAGCAGCTTTGCAGCTGGAATCTAAGCAAGCTGACCAGTGTCAATTGGACACCTTTAAATCGGAAATTAAACGGCTTATTAGTCAGGAAAACTTTTATAAGGGGCAGAAGATTGAATATACCGGTTTTCTGCATTTTATTAAACCGGCAGCCCAAATCTGGGATAGTGTTATTATTAACCCGGAAGATAAAGAGGAGATTTATCTTAACTCAATTCATTTTCTGAATAATCAGACCAAGTTCGTCCGGTTGGGTATACCCGGTAAGCGGGGGATTTTGCTGGTTGGCGAACCCGGAACGGGCAAAACTATTATCTGCAAAGCCCTCATGTCCAAAGCCAAAGGAA
It encodes:
- a CDS encoding AAA family ATPase translates to MSESGVEVEMLEAAIDGEDWQLTSRQVHLKRQKKNQTEIDQFIDSEARTYTSVTAPDYYGDLLAWALETYLKRNNWEILYRLGYRNDRPDYTGIQVSAEETLDLMTNGQLLIRQGEVRIAATLDVTRRGAALQLESKQADQCQLDTFKSEIKRLISQENFYKGQKIEYTGFLHFIKPAAQIWDSVIINPEDKEEIYLNSIHFLNNQTKFVRLGIPGKRGILLVGEPGTGKTIICKALMSKAKGITCLTTDCYSLSQSFYVDELYKIARELSPSIVFIEDLDLIGKSRDEFGGETATPLSALLAALDGLEANYGVVTIATTNLLEQLDDALIRRPARFDRVIKLSRPDLPQRQEIINRICRKIRLSDEVRKYLAAKTAYYTPAQLQEVIYSLVIITQAKKEGRNDLGQLTKSDIDNTLRRIYGIKDTQIGFNLARKI